GCGACCTGCCGTTCCGGCTGCTGTGCCGCGAATACGGGGCGGCCGTGTGCGTGACCGAAATGGTCAGCGCCAAGGGATTGGTGTACGAAAGCCCCGGAACCAACGAACTGCTCATGACCCTGCCCGAAGATCAGCCGCTGGTGGTGCAGCTCTTTGGCGCAGAGGCGTATTTTCTGGGGCGGGCGGTGGAACTGCTGCGGCAGGCGGGCTTTGGCTGGTTTGACCTGAACATGGGCTGCTCGGTTTCAAAGGTGCTGCGGCAGGGCGCGGGCGCTGCCATGCTGGGTGATACGGAAAATATTCTTGTGGTGGCACGCGCAATGATTGAAGCTGCGGGCCGTGGCCGCGTGGGCTTCAAACTGCGCCTCGGGCTAGACGATGCACGCCCCGTGCTGCCCGACCTTGCCCTGCGGCTTGAAGACGCGGGCGCTGGCTGGCTTACCCTGCACCCGCGCACTGCCCGTCAGGGTTTTGGCGGCACCGCGCAGTGGGAGGCCATTGCCAGCCTTGCCCAGCGGCTCAGCATCCCCCTGCTGGCCAGCGGCGACCTTTTTACCGCCGCCGACGGCATTGCCTGCCTTGAAAGCACCGGCGCCAGCGGACTAATGTACGCACGCGGAGCCATGCACAATCCCGCCATATTTGCCGACCACGCCAGCCTGCTTGCTGGCAGACCCGTGGAGCAAGCCGACGCGCCACGGCTCCGGGCCATGATTTCGCGCCATCTGGAGCTTGCGCGCGCCCACTGCCCCGGCAAGGCGGCCCTGTGGAAGATGCGCTCGGTGGTTCCGCGCTACGTGCGCACCCTGCCCGGGGCACGGGCCTTGCGTCAGGAGCTTTGCCACTGTAGTGATTGGGAAGAGCTCGATAGGCTGCTTGATATTTATCTGGGCAGCCACGCAGAACGGAATACTTAGCCCTGCGCGCCGCCCTAGGCTGTGCAGCGCTGCAAGATAAAGAAGATCTGATGGGCTGCGGCAGGCAGGGCATAGCGCCCCGCCAAAGCCGCCAGCCCCCCAAAGGAGAGCACCAATGGACGTTTACCGCGCCAAAACGGCGGGCTTTTGCATGGGCGTGAGCCTTGCCCTGCAAAAACTGAATACGGCTCTCGAACGCAAGGGCACGGACCGCGCACCTGCCCGCATCTGCACTCTTGGCCCCATCATCCATAACCCGCAGGTGCTGGCCGACTACGAATCGCGCGGCGTTGTCTGCGTCAAGGAGGCAGCGCAGCTGCACCCCGGTGACGTGGCGGTTATCCGCGCCCACGGCATCACCCGCGAGGTTGAGGAGCAGGTCAAGCAGAGTGGTGCGGAGATTGTGGACGCCACCTGCCCCAAGGTCAAAAAGGCCCAGCTTTCCATTGGCCGGGCCACGGCAGAGGGCGCGACCCTGCTGCTTTTTGGCGAGGCAGACCACCCAGAGGTGCGCGGCCTTGTTTCCTACGCATGTGGGCCAGCCCATGTTTTTGGCAGCGCCGCCGAGCTGGCCTCGCTGCACCTGGCGGAAAACGGCCCCTATGTGCTGGCCTCGCAAACCACTCAGGATCGTCAGATTTTTCAGGAAATTGTTGCAGAGCTGCGCCAGCGCATAGCCAACCTGGTGGTGCTTTCCACCATTTGCGACGCCACCCGTGAGCGGCAGGAGGAGGCGCGCAACATTGCCTCTTGTGTGGATGTCATGGTAATCATAGGCGGAAGACAAAGCGGCAACACCCGCAGGCTGGCCGATGTGGCGGCCCTGAACGGTATTGACACCTTCCTTGTGGAACGCGTTGAAGAGCTGGCCGCAGAAAATTTTTTGCAAAAAAACCGTGCAGGTCTAACGGCTGGCGCATCTACGCCGAAAAGTCTCATTGACGCGGCTCATTTGTGGTTGCAGTCGCTTTAATCCCGTTTGCTCCTGAAGCGGTACTTTTCTGGAGGCAGCATGGCCCAGACCAATATTTTGCTGGAAGCCGGCACCAACGAACTGGAAGTGGTGGAATTCTATCTTGAAGAATTCACCCCTCCCTCTGACGACGCGCCGCAGCTGGACGAAAACGGCGAGGTCATTCCGGCCAAACCCTACCGTGGTTACTACGGCGTCAACGTAGCCAAGGTGCTTGAAATAATTCGCATGCCCAAGGTTACAGCCCTGCCGGAAGTACAGCACCCCAGCGTGCTGGGCGCGTTCAACCTGCGCTCGCGCATCATTCCGCTGGTGGATCTGGCCATGTGGCTGGGCAAAACCCACCCCGGCAACGAAGAGCAGCCCAAAACCATTGTGACGGAGTTCAACAACGTCACTACCGCCTTCATGGTTTCAGGCGTCAACCGCATTCACCGCATCAGCTGGGAACAGGTGGAGCCGCCGAACAAGTACGTGGCCGCTGTTTCCAACAATACGGTCATCGGCGTGGTCAAACTTGAAGACCGCATCATTTTTCTGCTCGACCTTGAAAAGGTTGTCGCCAACCTCAACCCCAAACTGGGGCTCAGGCTCGACGATCTTGGTGAAGACTGGACCAACGAAGGCTACCGCGCACTGGTGGCAGACGACTCGGCCCTTATCCGCGAGATGCAGCGCGACCTGCTTGAAAAGGCCGGTTTTACCGTTGAAGTTGTTTCCAACGGCCGTGCGGCCTGGGAACGCCTGCTGGACTTCAAGAAGAGCGCCGAAGAAAACAACCGGCCCATCACCGATTTTGTGCACGTAGTTGTTTCAGACATCGAAATGCCGGTCATGGACGGGCTCAATCTCACCCTGCGCATCAAGGAAGATCCCCTGCTCAAAAAATTGCCCGTGCTGCTCTTTTCTTCGCTTATTACCGAAAAGCTGCGCCACAAGGGCGTCAGCGTGGGCGCAGACGACCAGATTTCAAAACCCGAGGTTACCCAGCTGGCCCACCGGGCCATGGCCCTCATCAAGGCGAGAGAACAGGGCTAGTCCTCAAATATCTCTGCCAGCCGTGTATTTCAGGGAAGCTTCTTTACAGGGGCTTCCCTTTTCTTTTTGGGCTTTGTGCAGTTTGCAAAGGCCCCTGCCAGAGTGTAAACTGGGCGCAAGACCACCAAGGAGCTCTTATGGCAGTAGTGCTAGGCACGGCAGGACACATCGATCACGGCAAAACATCGCTTGTACGGGCGCTTACAGGTATCGACTGCGACCGGCTGCAAGAAGAAAAACGCCGGGGCATCACTATTGAACTTGGCTTTGCCTGGGTGGACCTGCCCGGCGGGGAACGCCTTGGCATTGTGGACGTGCCGGGACACGAACGCTTTGTCAAAAACATGGTGGCCGGGGCTGCGGGCGTTGATATGGTCATGCTGGTCATTGCAGCCGATGAAGGCATCATGCCCCAGACCAGAGAGCACCTTGAAATATGCTCGCTGCTGGGCATTCGCACCGGCCTTGTGGCTCTCACCAAGATCGACATGGTGGACGCTGACTGGCTTGAAATGGTGCAGGAAGAAGTACGCGGTTTTCTGGAAGGCACGTTTCTTGACGGCGCACCCATTTTCCCCGTCTCCGCCACCACGGGTGCGGGTATAGCCGAACTACGCAACCACCTTGCCAGCGCGGCGGCCAGCCTGCCAGCCCAGCGGCGCAGCGATATTTTTCGCCTGCCCGTGGACCGCGTGTTCAGCATGAAGGGCCACGGCACGGTGGTGACCGGCACGGTCATTTCGGGCACCTGCAATCTGGGCGACGAGCTGCGTTTCATGCCCGCCGATCTGCCCACCCGCGCCCGCGGTCTGCAACGCCATGGCGCGGCTGCCGATTCCGTACAGCCGGGGCAGCGCTGCGCGGTCAACGTACAGGGCCTGGATGTGGACGAAATCGAGCGCGGCTACGTTCTGGCCCGCCCGGGCGAGCTCTTTCCCTCAAGCCGCTGGCTGGTTCGGCTTACCTGTCTTTCATCCTCCCCCCGGGCCATGCGCCAGCGGGTTGAGATTCATTTTCACCATGGCACACGCGAGTGCGCCGCCCGCGTGGTCTTTCGCGACAGGGACAAGCTGGCCCCCGGCGAAACCGCACTGGCAGAGCTGCGCTTCAAGGAACCCATGGTGGGCGTGTTTGGCGACCATTGCGTGCTGCGGGCCTATTCGCCCCTGCGCACGGTCGCGGGGGGGCTGCTGGTCAGTCCGCTGCCGCCCGAGCTGCGCGCCAAAGATCCGGAACTGGCCGACAAGCTTAACCTTCTGCAGTCTCTGCCCGAGCTGCGCGACGCAGCGGAAACCCCGGGCAGTGGCAAGGCCGAGGCCAAGGCGCGCGAAGAAGCCCGCGCCCAGCTGCTGCGCAATGCGCTGACCCTGCGTGGAGCAGAAGGCGCGGACGATGCGCGACTGCGCGCCCTTACGGGCATGGCCCGTCCGGCTGTGGAGACCGCCCTGCAACTGCTCTCCACCCGTGGCGAGGCACTGTGCTGGGACAAGGAAGGCCGCGCCTGGATTGCCAAAACTCCCTTTGAAAAACTTATGGCCGCCTGCCTTGAACGCGGGGCCGAACTGCACCGGCGCGAACCGCTCAAGCCCGGCTTTACCCGTGGCGCGCTGTGCACGGGCTGGAACCGCAACATCCCGCCCAAGCTGGTGCAAAAGGTGCTTGATCAGGCCATAAAGCAGGGGCAGCTGGTAACGGAGGGCGAAGGGCTGCGCCTGCAGTCGCACACCGTAAGCCTTGCCGCCGATCAGGCCGGGTTGCGCCAGAAACTGCTGGACGCCCACGCCACAGCCGGTCTTACCCCGCCCAATGCCAAGGACGTGCTGGAAGAGCTGGGCGTAACCCCCAAGGAAGCCGCGCCGGTACTGCGCCTGCTGTGCGAAACCGGCGATCTGGTCAAGATCAAGGACGGCCTGTACTATCACGGCCCCGCCCTTGCCGACATTCTCGAGCGTGTGCGCGGCTGGTTTGCCAGCCACGACAACCTTGATGTGGGCGGTCTCAAGGAGCTGCTGGGACTTTCACGCAAATACCTCATTGCCTTGCTTGAATACATGGACAACGAGCGTATAACAGTTCGCGTGGGCGATCAGCGCCGTTTTCGTGGCCGCTGACCGGCCCGTCCGCACAATTGCCCTTGCCATCTGGATGGTAATGCTCAAATATAGAGTAATGCTCATTTGCTCATAATTCTTCACTAAGGAGCCCGGATATGTCTGAAAAAATTCTGGTAGTCGGTGGTGTTGCACTGGGGCCCAAGGCGGCATGCCGCTGCAAGCGCCTCATGCCCGATGCGGAAGTGATGCTTGTGGACGAAAACGTCTTCATTTCCTACGGCGGTTGCGGCATCCCCTACTATGTGTCCGGTGAAATCCAGAACCTTGATGACCTGCGCTCCACTCCATACCACACCGTGCGCGACCCCGACTTTTTCCGCGACATGAAGGGCATCACCGTTCGCACCCAGACCCGGGCCATGGCCATCGACAGGACGGCCAAAACCCTGCTGGTCAAGGACGTTGTTACCGGCAAGGAAGAAAAACTGCCCTACGACAAGCTTGTACTGGCTACCGGTGCAAGCCCGCGCGTGCCTCCCATTGAAGGCAAGGACCTGAAAAACGTGCTCTCCCTCACCCGCCTTGAAGCGGCGGGAGCCATCCGCTCTGCCTGCCAGGAAGGCAAGGTGAGCGAGGCTGTCATTGTGGGCGGCGGCTTTATCGGTCTTGAGGCTGCTGTGGCCCTCGCCGACATGTGGGGCGTGAAGGTCAGCGTTGTGGAAATGATGGACCAGATTCTGCCCGGTGTGCTTTCGCAGCCCCTTTCGCGCATGGCTGCCAACGACTGCCAGACCCACAATGTAGACGTTTACACCTCTGAAAAAGTGCTGCGCCTCGAGGGCGAAAACGGCACTGTCACCAAGGTGGTGACCGACAAGCGCGAAATCGCCGCCCAGCTGGTGATCTTTGCCGCAGGCTTTATCCCCAACGGCCAGCTGGCAAAGGAAGCCGGACTGGAAGTGGCCCCCTTTGGCGCTGTGGTTGTGGACGAACATATGCGCACCACCGATCCCTCCATCTACGCGGGCGGTGACTGCGTAGCCATCAAGAATATCATTACCGGCAAGATCGGCTACCTGCCTCTTGGCAGCATGGCCAACCGTCAGGGCCGCATAATCGGCACCAATCTGGCTGGCGGCAATGCCAGCTTCCCCGGTTTTGTGGGTTCGTGGGCGGTCAAGCTCTTTGGCCTCTCATTCTGCGGTGTGGGCCTTACGGTCGACCGCGCCCGCAAGGAAGGCTTTGACGCCATGAGCGTCAGCGTGGAACAGCTCGACCACGCCCACTTCTTCCCCGAAAAATCCATGATGAGCCTTGAACTGGTGGTGGATAAAGCCACCAGCCGCGTGCTGGGTCTGCAGGGTGCCTGCGCCGACCCCGATTCGCTCAAGGCCCGCATTGATGCGGTGGCCGCAGCCCTGCAGTACTCCAAACCCACGGTCGAGGACATCTCGAACCTCGAAATCGCTTACGCCCCGCCCTTTGCCTCGGCCATGGACGTGGTCAACGTGGTTGCCAACGTGGCCGACAACGCTCTGGCAGGTCGCTTTACCCCTGTGACCGCCGACCAGTTCATGGACCTGTGGCAGAAGCGTAGCGAAAACCATGTGTTCTTTATTGATTCGCGCCCTGCGGCTGCAAGCAAGGCCGTGCAGGAAAAGCACCCCGACTGGCACGCCATTCCCCTGGAAGAAATCGCGGCCAGAATCAGCGAAGTGCCCAAAGACCGCCCCGTGGCCGTCATCTGCAACACAGGCCTGCGGGCCTATGACAGCCTGCTGGTGCTCGCCCGCAATGGCGTCACCGACGTGGTCAACTCCACCGGCGGCATGCAGGCCGTCATCAAGATGGGGCTTTCCGTCTAGGTCGGTCTGACAGGCCAATACCCCCACACCAGTGGGAAGCTGGCTTGCGCGCAAACATACAGGCGGCGCGCCTTTGATCGTGTTTACCCCAGGTATGCACAATCAGGGGCGCGCCGCTGGCACTGATGGAACTGACTGACAAAAACGTGCTGCGGCAAAAATACATGCCTCTCATCACAATTTTGTGACATTTTTTTACCCACCGCCAGCTTTCTAACATCCCATAACAGTTCACTATTTACACCAACACTCTTCCACCCGCCCACCCTGCGAACACAATTTGTCACTGTTTTCCATGCCTTGCGATAGTCATAATTTTTTTTGTTGCGGGCTCGATTAAACTGTTCAAACAAACAATTTTATGGTAAGCGCAAAAACGCGCGTTCCGTCAGGGCAACCAGGAATGTGCCATCGGGCTTCAAAACAAGTGATACCAAGCTTTTTTGGTGGACGGCATAAGCGGGATTGAGTAGTGTTGCCATACCACGCTTCCATTCCCTGCCTCCATTTTGTGTTCACTTTGCGGCATTTGCCGTCGCCCGTCCCTGATCTGTGCAGGGGCCTATCTCAGGGGCCTTCCAGCCCTAGCCGATTTTGTAAAAACATTGCGCGCCTGTGGGCGCCAAGGAGGAACAGATGGCTCATATGAAAACTATGGACGGCAACAACGCCACCGCGCATATTGCCTACGCCCTGTCGGAAACGGCAGCCATTTACCCCATTACCCCCTCGTCCGTCATGGGCGAAGTCATGGACCAGATGGCCGCCAAAGGTGCCAAAAACCTGCTCGGCCAGATCGTAAACGTGCGTGAAATGCAGTCCGAAGCCGGTGCCGCTGGCGCTGTGCACGGCATGCTTGCCGCCGGTGCTCTTACCTCCACCTACACGGCTTCGCAGGGCCTGCTGCTCATGATCCCCAACATGTACAAAATCGCCGGCGAACTTCTGCCCGGCGTTTTTCATGTTTCGGCCCGCGCCCTGGCCTCCCACGCGCTGTCCATCTTTGGTGACCATCAGGACGTGATGGCCGCCCGCCAGACCGGCTTCTGCTTCCTCGCGTCCTCCTCCGTGCAGGAATGCATGGACCTGGCCCTGGTGGCCCACCTTTCGGCCATCGACGCCAGCCTGCCCTTCTGTCACTTCTTCGACGGTTTCCGCACCTCGCACGAAGTGCAGAAGATCGAAACCATTGATTACGAAGATATCCGCCCCCTGGTGAACTGGGAAAAGGTGGCCGAATTCCGCGCCACCGCCATGAATCCTGAACATCCGCACATTCGCGGCACCGCCCAGAACCCCGACATTTACTTCCAGAACCGCGAAGCTTCCAACCTCTATTACGACGCCGTGCCCGGCATCGTGCTGGAGAACATGAAGAAGGTCGAGTCCATCACCGGCCGCAGGTACCGCCTGTTCGATTACGTTGGTCACCCCGAAGCCGACCGCGTTATCGTCTCCATGGGTTCTTCCTGTGAAGTTATCGAAGAAACGGTGAAGTACCTCAACGCCCAGGGCCAGCGCGTGGGCCTCGTGAAGGTGCATCTGTTCCGCCCCTTCTCCACCGAGCATCTGCTGCGCGCCCTGCCCGCCAGCGTCAACTGCATCACCGTGCTTGACCGCACCAAGGAAAGCGGCGCTCTTGGCGAACCCCTGTACCAGGACGTCTGCACCGCCTTCCTCGAAAAGGGCGAAGCGCCCACCCTGGTGGGCGGCCGCTACGGTCTGGGCTCCAAGGACTTCACCCCCGGCATGGCCAAGGCCGTGTACGACAACATGATGGCCCTTCAGCCCAAGAACCACTTCACCGTGGGCATCAACGACGACGTCACCAACCTGTCGCTCGACGTGGAAGAAGAAATTGACACCGTGCCCGCCGGCACCGTGCAGTGCAAGTTCTTCGGCCTCGGCGCTGACGGCACCGTGGGCGCCAACAAGCAGGCCATCAAGATCATCGGCGACAACACCGATCTCTACGCCCAGGCCTACTTTGCCTATGACTCCAAGAAGTCTGGCGGCTTCACCGTGTCGCACCTGCGCTTCGGCAAGGAACAGATCACCTCTTCCTACCTGATCACCAAGGCCGACTACGTCGCCTGTCACAAGGCTGCCTACGTGACCCAGTACGACATTCTTGAAGGCATCAAGGAAGGCGGCACCTTCGTGCTGAACTCCAACTGGTCGCTCGCCGACATGGAAAAGCACCTGCCCGCCTCCATGAAGCGCGTTATCGCCCGCAAAAAGCTGAAGTTCTACAACGTGGACGCCGTCAAGGTCGCCCAGGAAGTGGGCCTCGGTGGCCGCATCAACATGATCATGCAGACCGCCTTCTTCAAGCTTGCCAACGTGCTTGACTTTGAAAAGGCCGTGGGCCTGCTCAAGGAATCCATCAAGAAGACCTACGGCAGCAAGGGCGACAAGATCGTCAACATGAACATTGCCGCCGTGGACAAGGGCATGGACGCTCTGGAAGAAGTGAAATACCCCGCTTCCTGGGCCACTGCCACCGAAGGCGCCGTTGCCTGCCACTGCGATGATGACGAATACATCAGCGCTGTTGTGCGCCCCATTCTGGCCCAGCAGGGCGACAAGCTGCCCGTGTCCGCCATGGATCCGGCTGGCTTCATGCCCCTCGGCACCGCCGCCTGCGAAAAGCGCGGCTGCGCCATCGACGTGCCCGAATGGCAGGTTGAAAACTGCATCCAGTGCTGCCAGTGCTCTTTTGTGTGCCCCCACGCCGCCATCCGCCCGGTGCTTGCCACCGAGGAAGAACTGGCTGGCGCGCCCGCTTCCTTTGTGACCAAGGACGCCATCGGCAAAGAACTCAAGGGCATGAAGTTCCGCATTCAGGTGTACACCGAAGACTGCCTGGGCTGCGGCTCGTGCGCCGAAGTGTGCCCCGCCAAGGTCAAGGCTCTCGTCATGAAGCCCCTTGACACGCAGATGCCCACCCAGAAGGAAAATCTGGCATTCGCCGAAGCCAACATCACGCTCAAGGACGAGCTCATGGCTCGCGACACCGTCAAGGGTTCGCAGCTGCAGCAGCCCCTGCACGAGTTCTCCGGCGCCTGCGCCGGTTGCGGCGAAACGCCTTACGTCAAGGTGCTCACCCAGATGTTCGGCGAACGCATGATCGTGGCCAACGCCACCGGCTGCTCGTCCATCTGGGGCGCTTCTTCGCCCACCACGCCTTACTGCACCAACAAGGACGGCTTTGGTCCTGCCTGGGGCAACTCGCTGTTTGAAGACGCCGCCGAATACGGCTGCGGCATGGGCATTGCCTACGAACAGCGCCGTGGCCTGCTGGCCATGAAAATTCAGGAAGCCCTCAAGGAAGAAGCCGCTTCTCCCGAACTGAAGGCCGCCCTCCAGGGCTGGCTGGACAACAAGGAAGACGCCGAAGGCTCCCGCAAGTACGGCGAAATGATCATGGCCAACCTGGAAGGCTTTGACAGCCCCCTGGCCCATGAACTGTGGCACATGGACGACCTCTTCACCAAAAAGAGCGTGTGGATCTTCGGCGGCGACGGCTGGGGCTACGACATCGGTTACGGCGGCCTCGACCACGTCCTCGCCAGCGGCGACGACATCAATGTGCTGCTGATGGATACCGAAGTGTACTCCAACACCGGTGGTCAGTCCTCCAAGGCTACCCCGCTTGGCGCCGTGGCCCAGTTTGCCGCCGCTGGCAAGCGCACCGGCAAGAAAGACCTTGGCCGCATGGCCATGACCTACGGCTACGTGTACGTTGCCTCCGTGTCCATGGGCGCGGACAAGCAGCAGGTGCTCAAGGCCTTCCGCGAAGCCGAAGCCTACAAGGGACCTTCGCTCATCATCGCTTACGCTCCCTGCATCAACCAGGGCCTGCGCAAGGGCATGGGCAAGAGCCAGGAAGAAGCCAAGATGGCAGTGCTTTCCGGTTACTGGCCCCTGTACCGATACAACCCCGAACTGGCCAAGGAAAAGAAAAATCCCTTCCAGCTCGACTGCAAGGCTCCTTCCGTGGACATTCAGGAATTCCTGGGCGGCGAAACCCGTTTCGCCTCGCTGGAAAAGATGGCTCCCGAAGTCTCCAAGAAGCTGCGTACGGAACTGGCCGAAGCCTATGCCGAACGCTTCGCCATGCTCAAGCAGCTGGCTGAACTGCCCTACCCCGACGCCAGCAAGTCTGAATAGTCGAGGCCTGACGTTATGACGCTCCGCGCCCGACAGCATATGGTTCCCCTCCGGGGGGCAGCCCCATGCTGCGGGCGCGGGCTGCGTCGCACGCTTGGGATCAAAGAATAAAGGCCTGGGCGCGAGGAAAGCCCTCGCGCCCTTTTTTTCGGGTTAATCCGCCAGCCTGCCGGCACAGCAGGGGAGGCACTATGCACAACGGTCTATACATCACCGCCACCGGGCCCATGACGGGCAAGAGCGCCATTGCCCTTGGGGCAATGCAGCTGCTCACCCGCAGCATGCGCAAGGTGGCCTTTTTCCGTCCCATCATCAACGAACCCCTGTGGGACGACCGCGACCCCGACATCCATCTGATGCTTGAATACTTCAAGCTCAACATGGAGTACTCTGACACCTTCGCCTACACCCAGCACGAAGCCCGCCAGATCATCAACCAGGGTTCGCGCAACCTGCTCATCGAAAACATCATCCAGAAGTACAAAAAGCTGCTGGAAACCTATGATTTCGTTCTGTGCGTCGGAACAGATTTTCTTGCCAAAGACCCGGTTTTTGAATTCGAGCTCAATGCCGAAATCGCGGCCAACCTTGGCTGCCCGATTCTCTTGGTAACCAGCGGCTACAATGTGAGCGCCGAGGATATTCGCGATTCGCTCCAGATCACCATGGACAGCCTCGAGCCCTACGCTCTGGACGTGGTTGCCACCATCGTGAACCGCCGCAATCTCACGCAGACCGAACTGGACGAACTGCGCGCCCACTTCAGCACGCAGGACAACCGCGCCCTTATCTTCTCTGTGCCCAACGACCCCACCATCGGCCAGCCCACCATGGCTGACGTGAAAAAGGGCTTGGACGCGGAAGTACTGTTTGGCGAAAAACGACTCGACGCGCTGGTGGGTGACTACCTGATCGCGGCCATGCACGTGGATAACGTGCTTGGTTACATTGCCAAAGACCAGCTTATCGTCACCCCCGGCGACCGCGCCGACGTGCTGCTGGCCGCCATTGCCTCGCGCCTGTCTTCCTCCACCCCCGACATAGCGGGCGTGCTGCTCACCGGCGGCATTCGCCCCTCTGATCAGGTGTGCAAATTTATCGAAGGCTGGACCGGCTCGCCCCTGCCCATCCTCATGACCCCGCACCACACCTACAAGGCCTTCATGGCCCTGCAGAGCATCATCGCCCCCATCGAACCGGGCGATCTGCGCAAGATCAACAGCGTGCTGGGCCTGTTTGAACAGTACGTCAATGGCAAGGAAATCGAAAACCGCATCGGCAGCGAACGCAGCAGCCGCATCACGCCCATGATGTTTGAATTCGAGCTGATCCAGCGCGCCAAAGCCAACAAGATGCGCATAGTGCTGGCCGAAGGCACCGAAGAACGCATCCTGCGCGCCACCGATATTCTGCTGCGCCGCGATGTGGCCGAGATCATCCTGCTGGGCGATGTGGAAGAAATCCGCTCCAAGGCCAGCGCCTTTGGTCTGGACATTGAAAAGGCCCGACTCATCGACCCGGTCAAATCCGAGCTGTTCGACGATTACGCCAACACCTACTACGAGCTGCGCAAAAAGAAGGGCATCACCCCCGAACAGGCGCGCGATACCATGACCGACGCCACCTACTTTGCCACCATGATGGTCAAGAAGGACGACGCCGACGGCATGGTTTCCGGCTCGGTCAATACCACGGCCCATACCATTCGCCCGGCCTTTGAGTTTGTTAAGACCAAGCCCGGCTTTACCGTCGTTTCTTCGGTCTTCCTCATGTGCCTCAAGGATCGCGTACTGGCCTTCGGCGACTGCGCGGTCAACCCCAACCCCACGGCCCAGCAGCTGGCGGAAATCGCCATTGCCTCGGCCCACACGGCCAAGGTTTTTGGCATTGAACCCCGCGTGGCCATGCTCTCCTACTCTACCGGTACTTCCGGCAAGGGCGCGGATGTGGACGTAGTTGTGGAAGCCACCAAAATTGCACAGGAAATGGCCCCCGACCTTGCGCTTGAAGGCCCCTTGCAGTACGACGCTGCCATCGACCCCACGGTCGCCAAAACCAAGATGCCCGACAGCAAGGTTGCCGGTAAGGCCACTGTGTTCATCTTCCCCGACCTCAATACGGGCAACAACACCTACAAGGCCGTGCAGCGCGCTGCTGGCGCCGTTGCCATCGGCCCCGTGCTTCAGGGTCTGAACAAGCCTGTTAACGATCTCTCGCGCGGCTGCACCGTGCCCGACATCGTCAACACCGTTGCCATCACCGCCGTGCAGGCCGCAGCCGAAAAAGCCGCAGCCAAGCAGCAGTAGTCTGGCACCACTCGCCCGGCAGGCCAATATTACGAGCCCGGCGGCTTGCCCCAGCGGCAGGCCGCCTCGCAAGACCACCGTTCATGGCCGTCTCGTATGGCTTGCCCCAAATTTCAACGCTGACGCAAGGCATGCGCCACATACTGCCAGCCCGCGATCAGACATAAACAAGTTGAAGGGAAGGAATAGTTATGAAAATTCTGGTGATCAACGCGGGTTCCTCGTCCTGCAAGTATCAGCTGCTGGAAATGGACACGCGCGCCGTGCTCTGTTCTGGCCTTGCCGAACGCATTGGGCA
The sequence above is drawn from the Desulfovibrio sp. genome and encodes:
- the selB gene encoding selenocysteine-specific translation elongation factor encodes the protein MAVVLGTAGHIDHGKTSLVRALTGIDCDRLQEEKRRGITIELGFAWVDLPGGERLGIVDVPGHERFVKNMVAGAAGVDMVMLVIAADEGIMPQTREHLEICSLLGIRTGLVALTKIDMVDADWLEMVQEEVRGFLEGTFLDGAPIFPVSATTGAGIAELRNHLASAAASLPAQRRSDIFRLPVDRVFSMKGHGTVVTGTVISGTCNLGDELRFMPADLPTRARGLQRHGAAADSVQPGQRCAVNVQGLDVDEIERGYVLARPGELFPSSRWLVRLTCLSSSPRAMRQRVEIHFHHGTRECAARVVFRDRDKLAPGETALAELRFKEPMVGVFGDHCVLRAYSPLRTVAGGLLVSPLPPELRAKDPELADKLNLLQSLPELRDAAETPGSGKAEAKAREEARAQLLRNALTLRGAEGADDARLRALTGMARPAVETALQLLSTRGEALCWDKEGRAWIAKTPFEKLMAACLERGAELHRREPLKPGFTRGALCTGWNRNIPPKLVQKVLDQAIKQGQLVTEGEGLRLQSHTVSLAADQAGLRQKLLDAHATAGLTPPNAKDVLEELGVTPKEAAPVLRLLCETGDLVKIKDGLYYHGPALADILERVRGWFASHDNLDVGGLKELLGLSRKYLIALLEYMDNERITVRVGDQRRFRGR
- a CDS encoding chemotaxis protein; this translates as MAQTNILLEAGTNELEVVEFYLEEFTPPSDDAPQLDENGEVIPAKPYRGYYGVNVAKVLEIIRMPKVTALPEVQHPSVLGAFNLRSRIIPLVDLAMWLGKTHPGNEEQPKTIVTEFNNVTTAFMVSGVNRIHRISWEQVEPPNKYVAAVSNNTVIGVVKLEDRIIFLLDLEKVVANLNPKLGLRLDDLGEDWTNEGYRALVADDSALIREMQRDLLEKAGFTVEVVSNGRAAWERLLDFKKSAEENNRPITDFVHVVVSDIEMPVMDGLNLTLRIKEDPLLKKLPVLLFSSLITEKLRHKGVSVGADDQISKPEVTQLAHRAMALIKAREQG
- a CDS encoding tRNA-dihydrouridine synthase family protein translates to MTKVFQLPTCPSNPETLPIGPQYPWLAPLAGYSDLPFRLLCREYGAAVCVTEMVSAKGLVYESPGTNELLMTLPEDQPLVVQLFGAEAYFLGRAVELLRQAGFGWFDLNMGCSVSKVLRQGAGAAMLGDTENILVVARAMIEAAGRGRVGFKLRLGLDDARPVLPDLALRLEDAGAGWLTLHPRTARQGFGGTAQWEAIASLAQRLSIPLLASGDLFTAADGIACLESTGASGLMYARGAMHNPAIFADHASLLAGRPVEQADAPRLRAMISRHLELARAHCPGKAALWKMRSVVPRYVRTLPGARALRQELCHCSDWEELDRLLDIYLGSHAERNT
- a CDS encoding FAD-dependent oxidoreductase, producing the protein MSEKILVVGGVALGPKAACRCKRLMPDAEVMLVDENVFISYGGCGIPYYVSGEIQNLDDLRSTPYHTVRDPDFFRDMKGITVRTQTRAMAIDRTAKTLLVKDVVTGKEEKLPYDKLVLATGASPRVPPIEGKDLKNVLSLTRLEAAGAIRSACQEGKVSEAVIVGGGFIGLEAAVALADMWGVKVSVVEMMDQILPGVLSQPLSRMAANDCQTHNVDVYTSEKVLRLEGENGTVTKVVTDKREIAAQLVIFAAGFIPNGQLAKEAGLEVAPFGAVVVDEHMRTTDPSIYAGGDCVAIKNIITGKIGYLPLGSMANRQGRIIGTNLAGGNASFPGFVGSWAVKLFGLSFCGVGLTVDRARKEGFDAMSVSVEQLDHAHFFPEKSMMSLELVVDKATSRVLGLQGACADPDSLKARIDAVAAALQYSKPTVEDISNLEIAYAPPFASAMDVVNVVANVADNALAGRFTPVTADQFMDLWQKRSENHVFFIDSRPAAASKAVQEKHPDWHAIPLEEIAARISEVPKDRPVAVICNTGLRAYDSLLVLARNGVTDVVNSTGGMQAVIKMGLSV
- the ispH gene encoding 4-hydroxy-3-methylbut-2-enyl diphosphate reductase, with translation MDVYRAKTAGFCMGVSLALQKLNTALERKGTDRAPARICTLGPIIHNPQVLADYESRGVVCVKEAAQLHPGDVAVIRAHGITREVEEQVKQSGAEIVDATCPKVKKAQLSIGRATAEGATLLLFGEADHPEVRGLVSYACGPAHVFGSAAELASLHLAENGPYVLASQTTQDRQIFQEIVAELRQRIANLVVLSTICDATRERQEEARNIASCVDVMVIIGGRQSGNTRRLADVAALNGIDTFLVERVEELAAENFLQKNRAGLTAGASTPKSLIDAAHLWLQSL